The following proteins are co-located in the Camelina sativa cultivar DH55 chromosome 12, Cs, whole genome shotgun sequence genome:
- the LOC104729713 gene encoding pto-interacting protein 1-like isoform X1 — MMDEEKRKRSISLPSIDIILDDKPGWPFLKSATLGTPQVHKWHTRKVSVVNWVMSLPERFPNHHQQNLNYETISIKKQVKDILRDNNKWFNYNVLKKSTSNFSQDNMIGKGGCSKVYRGVLENGKGIAVKILKSSSKEAMKDFVHEINIISSLSHQNVSPLLGVCVQNNDLISVYNLSTIGSLEETLHGKQKGKHVLSWKERFKIAIGLAEAIDYLHNRCPKPVIHRDVKTSNVILTDELQPQLSDFGLSMWRPTTSSQYSIQTDVVGTFGYLAPEYFMYGKVSDKVDVYAFGVVLLELISGRNPISPQNPRGQESLVMWAKPLIENGNLKGLLDPEVTDIFDESQFQRMVLAASHCLTRSATHRPNIKQILRLLRDENEVGKWIMEEDEIEDCFDDEVYPDSSVELHFSVAMLEVEDDESASISSMERSNNSLFSSSCSSRELQT, encoded by the exons ATGATGGatgaagaaaagaggaaaagatcGATTTCACTTCCATCGATAGATATAATATTAGATGATAAACCAGGTTGGCCTTTTCTTAAAAGTGCAACTTTAGGGACACCACAAGTTCACAAATGGCACACGAGAAAAGTCTCAGTGGTCAACTGGGTCATGAGCTTACCTGAACGGTTTCCAAATCATCATCAGCAGAATCTTAACTATGAGACAATCTCTATCAAGAAACAAGTCAAGGACATATTgagagacaacaacaaatggTTCAACTACAATGTTCTTAAGAAATCAACATCAAATTTCTCTCAAG ATAATATGATTGGGAAGGGAGGATGCAGCAAAGTGTACAGAGGGGTTCTTGAAAATGGAAAAGGCATCGCTGTGAAAATCTTGAAATCATCATCTAAAGAAGCTATGAAAGATTTTGTTCATGAGATCAACATCATCTCTTCTTTGAGTCACCAAAACGTCTCACCGTTACTTGGTGTTTGTGTCCAAAACAATGATCTGATCTCCGTTTACAATCTTTCAACCATTGGAAGTTTAGAGGAAACCCTTCACG GTAAGCAAAAGGGAAAGCATGTATTATCATGGAAAGAGAGGTTCAAGATAGCTATCGGTTTGGCGGAAGCAATAGATTATCTTCATAACCGGTGTCCTAAGCCAGTGATTCACAGAGATGTCAAAACTTCCAATGTTATTCTCACAGATGAGCTCCAACCTCAG CTGTCAGATTTTGGATTGTCGATGTGGAGACCTACAACATCTTCTCAATATTCGATACAAACTGACGTGGTGGGCACTTTTGGATACCTTGCACCGGAGTATTTCATGTACGGGAAAGTCAGTGATAAAGTTGACGTTTACGCCTTTGGAGTGGTTCTGCTTGAGCTCATATCAGGAAGAAATCCTATTTCGCCTCAGAATCCTAGAGGACAAGAGAGTTTGGTCATGTgg GCAAAACCGTTGATTGAGAATGGAAATTTAAAAGGGCTGTTGGATCCAGAAGTAACAGATATATTCGACGAGTCTCAGTTTCAAAGAATGGTACTTGCTGCTTCACATTGCCTCACAAGATCCGCCACACATCGTCCCAATATTAAACAA ATACTGAGGCTACTACGAGATGAAAACGAAGTGGGAAAATGGATAATGGAAGAAGACGAAATTGAAGATTGCTTCGATGACGAGGTTTACCCGGATTCAAGCGTGGAACTACACTTCAGCGTTGCGATGCTTGAGGTGGAAGACGACGAATCTGCATCAATCAGCAGCATGGAGAGAAGTAACAACAgccttttctcttcttcgtgTTCATCTAGGGAGCTTCAAACTTAA
- the LOC104729713 gene encoding proline-rich receptor-like protein kinase PERK12 isoform X2: protein MMDEEKRKRSISLPSIDIILDDKPGWPFLKSATLGTPQVHKWHTRKVSVVNWVMSLPERFPNHHQQNLNYETISIKKQVKDILRDNNKWFNYNVLKKSTSNFSQDNMIGKGGCSKVYRGVLENGKGIAVKILKSSSKEAMKDFVHEINIISSLSHQNVSPLLGVCVQNNDLISVYNLSTIGSLEETLHGKQKGKHVLSWKERFKIAIGLAEAIDYLHNRCPKPVIHRDVKTSNVILTDELQPQLSDFGLSMWRPTTSSQYSIQTDVVGTFGYLAPEYFMYGKVSDKVDVYAFGVVLLELISGRNPISPQNPRGQESLVMQNR from the exons ATGATGGatgaagaaaagaggaaaagatcGATTTCACTTCCATCGATAGATATAATATTAGATGATAAACCAGGTTGGCCTTTTCTTAAAAGTGCAACTTTAGGGACACCACAAGTTCACAAATGGCACACGAGAAAAGTCTCAGTGGTCAACTGGGTCATGAGCTTACCTGAACGGTTTCCAAATCATCATCAGCAGAATCTTAACTATGAGACAATCTCTATCAAGAAACAAGTCAAGGACATATTgagagacaacaacaaatggTTCAACTACAATGTTCTTAAGAAATCAACATCAAATTTCTCTCAAG ATAATATGATTGGGAAGGGAGGATGCAGCAAAGTGTACAGAGGGGTTCTTGAAAATGGAAAAGGCATCGCTGTGAAAATCTTGAAATCATCATCTAAAGAAGCTATGAAAGATTTTGTTCATGAGATCAACATCATCTCTTCTTTGAGTCACCAAAACGTCTCACCGTTACTTGGTGTTTGTGTCCAAAACAATGATCTGATCTCCGTTTACAATCTTTCAACCATTGGAAGTTTAGAGGAAACCCTTCACG GTAAGCAAAAGGGAAAGCATGTATTATCATGGAAAGAGAGGTTCAAGATAGCTATCGGTTTGGCGGAAGCAATAGATTATCTTCATAACCGGTGTCCTAAGCCAGTGATTCACAGAGATGTCAAAACTTCCAATGTTATTCTCACAGATGAGCTCCAACCTCAG CTGTCAGATTTTGGATTGTCGATGTGGAGACCTACAACATCTTCTCAATATTCGATACAAACTGACGTGGTGGGCACTTTTGGATACCTTGCACCGGAGTATTTCATGTACGGGAAAGTCAGTGATAAAGTTGACGTTTACGCCTTTGGAGTGGTTCTGCTTGAGCTCATATCAGGAAGAAATCCTATTTCGCCTCAGAATCCTAGAGGACAAGAGAGTTTGGTCAT GCAAAACCGTTGA